Proteins found in one Promicromonospora sukumoe genomic segment:
- a CDS encoding MFS transporter: MSHDPQPADAAQGPDAAPGPAAAPRLHLSDPTVRTFVQLLTNVLFVGVINYTVWFAVTFFVFLQTRSVFATGVIAGLFLVAMVGTGVWFGSLVDHHRKKTVMQVSALVSLAFYGVCLALYLLTPAQEWTDAGSVRLWVLIVLLMCGVIAGNLRSIALPTVVTALFDDTLRDRANGLVGTVLGISFLVTSVISGLLVAFDGMRTCLVLALGVLAAALVHLHFVKVPESLSHAAAEGEPRRVDLRGTMRVVGRIPGMWALIAFTAMNNLLGGAFMALMDPYGLSMMSVQAWGLVWGGLSALMIVAGLLIARTGLGSNPVRTILLVNLGLWAVTIVFPMQASVVWLVAGLAVYMLAMPYVEASEQTVLQKVVPYERQGRVFGFAQSVEQAASPLTAFLISPLTQFFFIPFMRDGGTGARWIGGWFGTGDARGIALVFVLVAVLGLALTAYALSSRYYRLLSRRYREAPDPAAADAAPPSNAAEAADLR; encoded by the coding sequence ATGAGCCACGATCCGCAGCCCGCCGACGCCGCCCAAGGGCCCGACGCCGCCCCGGGGCCTGCCGCCGCCCCGCGGCTGCACCTGTCCGACCCGACCGTGCGGACCTTCGTCCAGCTGCTCACGAACGTGCTGTTCGTGGGCGTCATCAACTACACGGTCTGGTTCGCCGTGACGTTCTTCGTGTTCCTGCAGACCCGCTCGGTCTTCGCGACGGGCGTCATCGCCGGGCTGTTCCTGGTCGCGATGGTCGGCACGGGCGTGTGGTTCGGCAGCCTGGTGGACCACCACCGCAAGAAGACCGTGATGCAGGTGTCCGCGCTGGTGTCGCTCGCGTTCTACGGCGTCTGCCTGGCCCTGTACCTGCTCACCCCGGCGCAGGAGTGGACGGACGCGGGCAGCGTGCGGCTCTGGGTGCTGATCGTGCTGCTGATGTGCGGCGTGATCGCGGGCAACCTGCGCTCCATCGCGCTCCCGACGGTCGTCACGGCGCTCTTCGACGACACCCTGCGGGACCGCGCGAACGGCCTGGTCGGCACCGTGCTGGGCATCTCGTTCCTCGTGACGTCGGTGATCAGCGGCCTGCTGGTGGCCTTCGACGGGATGCGGACGTGCCTGGTCCTGGCCCTCGGCGTGCTCGCCGCCGCGCTGGTGCACCTGCACTTCGTCAAGGTCCCCGAGTCGCTGTCGCACGCCGCGGCCGAGGGCGAGCCGCGCCGGGTCGACCTGCGCGGCACCATGCGCGTCGTCGGCCGCATTCCCGGGATGTGGGCGCTCATCGCGTTCACCGCGATGAACAACCTGCTGGGCGGCGCGTTCATGGCGCTGATGGACCCGTACGGGCTGTCGATGATGTCCGTGCAGGCGTGGGGCCTGGTCTGGGGCGGGCTCAGTGCCCTGATGATCGTGGCCGGGCTGCTCATCGCCCGCACCGGCCTGGGGTCCAACCCGGTGCGCACCATCCTGCTGGTCAACCTGGGCCTGTGGGCCGTCACCATCGTCTTCCCGATGCAGGCCTCGGTGGTCTGGCTCGTGGCCGGCCTCGCCGTCTACATGCTGGCCATGCCGTACGTCGAGGCCTCCGAGCAGACGGTCCTGCAGAAGGTGGTGCCCTACGAGCGGCAGGGCCGGGTGTTCGGGTTCGCGCAGTCGGTGGAGCAGGCCGCCTCGCCGCTCACGGCGTTCCTGATCAGCCCGCTCACCCAGTTCTTCTTCATCCCGTTCATGCGCGACGGCGGCACCGGCGCCCGCTGGATCGGCGGCTGGTTCGGCACGGGCGACGCCCGGGGGATCGCGCTGGTGTTCGTGCTGGTCGCGGTGCTGGGCCTGGCGCTGACGGCCTACGCGCTGTCGAGCAGGTACTACCGCCTCCTGAGCCGCCGCTACCGCGAGGCCCCGGACCCTGCGGCCGCCGACGCCGCCCCGCCGTCGAATGCCGCCGAGGCGGCCGACCTCCGGTGA
- a CDS encoding GNAT family N-acetyltransferase — translation MSDFHVRASTPDDAVGIAAVHWTTRRAMFEDLLPPEHWKTETLGTRTEGWMRILAAGNKALVAEVGDKIVGFAMKNPSGPHLGQPPAKPIELHELYVDPEFHGTNVGHALLENILPPGTSAQVWTFASNPRARKFLQRAGFLPDGVTATDPDTDLLEVRLVR, via the coding sequence ATGTCTGACTTCCACGTCCGCGCCTCGACCCCCGACGACGCCGTCGGCATCGCCGCCGTGCACTGGACCACCCGGCGCGCCATGTTCGAGGACCTGCTGCCGCCCGAGCACTGGAAGACCGAGACCCTCGGTACCCGTACCGAGGGCTGGATGCGCATCCTCGCCGCCGGCAACAAGGCGCTCGTCGCCGAGGTGGGCGACAAGATCGTCGGCTTCGCGATGAAGAACCCGTCCGGTCCGCACCTCGGTCAACCGCCCGCGAAGCCGATCGAGCTGCACGAGCTGTACGTCGACCCGGAGTTCCACGGCACCAACGTGGGGCACGCGCTGCTCGAGAACATCCTGCCGCCCGGCACGTCGGCCCAGGTGTGGACGTTCGCGTCCAACCCGCGGGCGCGCAAGTTCCTGCAGCGCGCCGGCTTCCTGCCCGACGGCGTCACGGCGACCGACCCGGACACGGACCTGCTGGAGGTCCGGCTGGTGCGGTGA
- a CDS encoding SDR family NAD(P)-dependent oxidoreductase — protein MSDSTAPQAGPETTTTRRALVTGASSGIGAATARRLRADGWDVVAAARRADRLEALAAETGCEVYAVDLTDDAAVAGLAEHLAATGGLDAVVNNAGGALGLDRVESADIDGWRQMYEINVLGTLRVTKAVLPLLRAAGAAKGVADVVNVTSTAAQGAYEGGAGYTGAKHAEHMLSQTLRWEIAGEPVRVIEVAPGAVATEEFSLVRFGGDAAKAAAVYEGYTPLVADDIAETIAWTLSRPDHVNIDLVTVRPRAQAHNSKIVRNTGI, from the coding sequence ATGAGCGACAGCACCGCCCCGCAGGCCGGCCCCGAGACCACCACGACCCGACGCGCCCTGGTGACCGGTGCGTCGTCGGGCATCGGCGCCGCGACCGCGCGCCGGCTGCGCGCCGACGGCTGGGACGTCGTCGCCGCCGCGCGCCGCGCCGACCGCCTGGAGGCGCTCGCGGCGGAGACCGGCTGCGAGGTCTACGCCGTCGACCTGACCGACGACGCCGCCGTCGCGGGCCTCGCGGAGCACCTCGCCGCGACCGGTGGGCTCGACGCCGTGGTGAACAACGCGGGCGGCGCGCTCGGGCTGGACCGCGTGGAGTCCGCCGACATCGACGGCTGGCGCCAGATGTACGAGATCAACGTGCTCGGCACCCTGCGCGTGACCAAGGCCGTGCTGCCGCTGCTGCGCGCGGCGGGCGCCGCCAAGGGCGTGGCCGACGTCGTGAACGTGACCTCGACCGCCGCCCAGGGCGCGTACGAGGGCGGCGCCGGGTACACCGGCGCCAAGCACGCCGAGCACATGCTGTCGCAGACGCTGCGCTGGGAGATCGCGGGCGAGCCGGTGCGCGTCATCGAGGTGGCCCCCGGCGCCGTCGCGACCGAGGAGTTCTCGCTGGTCCGGTTCGGCGGCGACGCCGCGAAGGCCGCCGCGGTCTACGAGGGCTACACACCCCTGGTCGCCGACGACATCGCGGAGACCATCGCCTGGACCCTGTCCCGCCCCGACCACGTCAACATCGACCTCGTGACCGTGCGGCCGCGGGCGCAGGCGCACAACTCGAAGATCGTGCGCAACACCGGGATCTGA
- a CDS encoding putative F420-0 ABC transporter permease subunit, with translation MSTARSTAVRGSSRTPRGSSRTPRGSSLSRPALALPAAALVLVLSVGVAVTIGPADLALSEVGRSLANHLGLGGLLGLEPLSALRDGMVWQLRMPRILTAAAVGAGLAVCGAVMQSLTRNPLADPYLLGLSSGASLGAVLVLLAGVPLLLPVAAFAGAVGALALALTLAGALGTITPTRTVLAGLAISQLCAAAVSFVIFWSAKGDAFREVLSWLMGSVASATWTSVAITGGAVLVLGTLLALTGSVLDAFTFGDTAAAALGVPVNRARWVLLIGVALLTGALVSQSGSIGFVGLILPHAVRLFTGARHRLLLPLSALAGASFLVWADTLARTVFEPRELPVGIVTAAIGAPVFAFLLWKGNHR, from the coding sequence GTGAGCACGGCCCGGAGCACCGCCGTCCGCGGGTCGAGCCGGACACCGCGCGGGTCGAGCCGCACACCCCGCGGGTCGAGCCTGTCGAGACCGGCCCTCGCCCTGCCCGCCGCGGCGCTGGTCCTCGTGCTGAGCGTCGGCGTCGCGGTGACGATCGGGCCGGCGGACCTGGCCCTGTCCGAGGTCGGTCGCTCGCTGGCGAACCACCTCGGTCTCGGGGGGCTGCTCGGCCTGGAGCCGCTGTCCGCGCTGCGCGACGGCATGGTGTGGCAGCTCCGGATGCCCCGCATCCTGACGGCGGCGGCCGTCGGCGCGGGCCTGGCGGTCTGCGGGGCGGTGATGCAGTCGCTCACGCGCAACCCGCTCGCCGACCCGTACCTGCTCGGGCTGTCGTCGGGCGCGTCGCTGGGCGCCGTCCTGGTGCTGCTCGCGGGCGTGCCGCTGCTGCTGCCGGTCGCCGCGTTCGCCGGTGCGGTCGGGGCGCTCGCCCTGGCGCTCACCCTGGCCGGGGCGCTCGGCACCATCACGCCCACCCGCACGGTCCTGGCCGGGCTCGCGATCAGCCAGCTCTGCGCGGCGGCGGTCTCGTTCGTCATCTTCTGGTCGGCGAAGGGCGACGCGTTCCGCGAGGTGCTGTCGTGGCTGATGGGCTCGGTCGCGTCGGCGACGTGGACCTCCGTGGCGATCACGGGCGGCGCCGTCCTCGTGCTGGGCACGCTGCTGGCGCTGACCGGGTCCGTGCTGGACGCGTTCACGTTCGGCGACACCGCGGCCGCCGCCCTGGGCGTTCCCGTCAACCGGGCCCGGTGGGTCCTGCTGATCGGCGTCGCCCTGCTGACCGGGGCACTCGTGTCGCAGAGCGGGTCCATCGGCTTCGTCGGGCTGATCCTGCCGCACGCGGTGCGGCTGTTCACGGGTGCGCGGCACCGGCTGCTGCTGCCGCTGTCCGCGCTGGCCGGCGCGTCGTTCCTGGTCTGGGCCGACACCCTGGCCCGCACCGTGTTCGAGCCGCGCGAGCTGCCGGTCGGCATCGTGACGGCGGCGATCGGCGCGCCGGTGTTCGCGTTCCTCCTCTGGAAGGGAAACCACCGGTGA
- a CDS encoding FMN-dependent NADH-azoreductase, whose translation MATLLHIDASIQGDSSVSRQLTARAASAWHAAHPGGTVTYRDLGAEPVPHFDTAANLSRGLPADQHTPAQAESWARISELVGEVAAADTVLLGLPIYNYGAPSTVKSWVDHLMAPGLSIDPETGKGLLGGRDFVVVVSRGGGYGEGAPRQGWDHATAWLPHGVAMVGLEPRFITTELTLAGTNPAMAGLVPLAEESRRQAEAEIDGLWAPVVASA comes from the coding sequence ATGGCAACACTGCTGCACATCGACGCGAGCATCCAGGGCGACAGCTCGGTCAGCAGGCAGCTCACCGCGCGGGCCGCGAGCGCCTGGCACGCCGCGCACCCGGGCGGCACGGTGACCTACCGCGACCTCGGCGCCGAGCCGGTGCCACACTTCGACACCGCCGCGAACCTGAGCCGCGGTCTGCCGGCCGACCAGCACACGCCGGCCCAGGCCGAGTCGTGGGCCCGGATCTCGGAGCTGGTCGGCGAGGTCGCCGCGGCCGACACGGTGCTGCTCGGCCTGCCGATCTACAACTACGGGGCGCCGAGCACCGTGAAGTCCTGGGTGGACCACCTGATGGCGCCCGGCCTGTCCATCGACCCGGAGACCGGCAAGGGCCTGCTGGGCGGCCGCGACTTCGTCGTGGTGGTCTCGCGCGGCGGCGGGTACGGCGAGGGCGCGCCGCGGCAGGGCTGGGACCACGCGACGGCGTGGCTGCCGCACGGTGTGGCGATGGTGGGGCTGGAGCCGCGCTTCATCACGACCGAGCTGACGCTCGCGGGGACCAACCCCGCGATGGCCGGGCTGGTGCCGCTGGCCGAGGAGAGCCGCCGTCAGGCCGAGGCCGAGATCGACGGCCTGTGGGCGCCCGTGGTCGCGAGCGCCTGA
- a CDS encoding MarR family winged helix-turn-helix transcriptional regulator gives MEEPPVLDQSVRRSGALVDYLARHLRRRGESALAPLGLRSRHLVALTVLRDRGEVTQRDLASALVLDSTNIVGLLNELEGKHLVERRRSPQDRRRHVVSLTGDGVALLCQAETALTAVEDEVFETLTPEQRDQFHELLVAATASASTPFC, from the coding sequence GTGGAGGAGCCGCCGGTCCTGGACCAGTCGGTACGGAGGTCGGGTGCGCTCGTCGATTACCTGGCCCGGCACCTGCGCCGGCGCGGTGAGTCGGCGCTCGCCCCGCTCGGGCTGCGCAGCCGGCACCTCGTGGCCCTGACGGTGCTCCGTGACCGGGGCGAGGTCACGCAGCGGGACCTGGCGAGCGCGCTCGTGCTGGACAGCACCAACATCGTGGGGCTGCTCAACGAGCTGGAGGGCAAGCACCTGGTGGAGCGACGCCGTTCGCCCCAGGACCGACGCCGGCACGTGGTCTCGCTGACCGGCGACGGCGTCGCGCTGCTCTGCCAGGCGGAGACGGCGCTCACCGCCGTCGAGGACGAGGTCTTCGAGACCCTGACGCCGGAGCAGCGCGACCAGTTCCACGAGCTGCTCGTGGCGGCCACGGCGTCGGCGTCCACCCCCTTCTGCTGA
- a CDS encoding GNAT family N-acetyltransferase translates to MILRTATLSDAAAVAQVHHTTWVSTYGAILPPEFWATATLERRTATWERWLSNGAAPVVADADGEVVGIAMAGEAVEQEDVLPVRDRQLYLLYVLAAYHGAGVGQALLDAVVPPGTPAQLWVAEDNPRARRFYERNGFVMEGARVVDTSTADLAEVRMVR, encoded by the coding sequence GTGATCTTGCGCACAGCCACGCTGTCCGACGCCGCCGCGGTCGCCCAGGTGCACCACACAACCTGGGTCTCGACCTACGGGGCCATCCTCCCGCCGGAGTTCTGGGCCACGGCCACGCTCGAGCGCCGCACCGCGACGTGGGAGCGGTGGCTGTCGAACGGCGCGGCGCCCGTCGTCGCCGACGCCGACGGCGAGGTGGTCGGCATCGCGATGGCCGGCGAGGCCGTCGAGCAGGAGGACGTGCTGCCCGTCCGCGACCGGCAGCTCTACCTGCTGTACGTCCTGGCGGCGTACCACGGGGCCGGCGTCGGCCAGGCGCTCCTGGACGCCGTGGTGCCGCCCGGGACCCCGGCCCAGCTCTGGGTCGCGGAGGACAACCCGCGGGCGCGCCGCTTCTACGAGCGCAACGGCTTCGTCATGGAGGGCGCGCGCGTGGTCGACACGAGTACCGCCGACCTGGCAGAGGTCAGGATGGTCAGGTAG
- a CDS encoding putative F420-0 ABC transporter substrate-binding protein codes for MSARAVVLPTVAAAAVLALAACSAGASDADAAAPASAGAPVTLDNCGFETTVAAPPERVVTIKSSTTEMLLALGLGDRIVGSAFLDGPVPDALESVPAVDEPFADEAPGSEATLELEPDLVYAGWESNLTAETAGDRETLATLGVATYVSPAACKEDGYMPDPLTFDTVFGEIEEVGSLFGAEDAAATLVEEQQAALAAIEPDDRGLTALWWSSGDDTPYVGAGIGAPQMIMDAAGLTNVAADVHDTWTSLGWENVVEADPDVIVLVDAAWNPADAKIEALAANPATREMSAVKDERYVVVPFPATEAGVRNVDAVASVVDQLADLGL; via the coding sequence ATGTCCGCACGGGCCGTCGTCCTGCCCACCGTCGCCGCCGCGGCGGTCCTCGCCCTCGCCGCCTGCTCGGCCGGGGCGTCCGACGCCGACGCCGCGGCCCCTGCGTCGGCGGGCGCACCCGTCACCCTCGACAACTGCGGCTTCGAGACCACGGTCGCGGCGCCGCCCGAGCGGGTGGTGACCATCAAGTCGTCGACGACGGAGATGCTGCTGGCGCTCGGCCTGGGCGACAGGATCGTCGGCTCGGCGTTCCTCGACGGCCCCGTGCCGGACGCGCTGGAGTCCGTGCCCGCCGTCGACGAGCCGTTCGCCGACGAGGCGCCCGGCTCCGAGGCGACGCTGGAGCTCGAGCCCGACCTGGTCTACGCGGGCTGGGAGTCCAACCTGACGGCGGAGACCGCGGGCGACCGCGAGACGCTCGCCACGCTCGGCGTCGCGACGTACGTCTCCCCCGCCGCCTGCAAGGAGGACGGCTACATGCCGGACCCCCTGACGTTCGACACGGTGTTCGGCGAGATCGAGGAGGTCGGCTCGCTGTTCGGCGCCGAGGACGCCGCGGCCACGCTGGTCGAGGAGCAGCAGGCGGCGCTGGCCGCGATCGAGCCGGACGACCGCGGCCTGACGGCGCTGTGGTGGTCCTCGGGCGACGACACCCCGTACGTCGGCGCGGGCATCGGCGCGCCCCAGATGATCATGGACGCGGCCGGACTGACCAACGTCGCGGCCGACGTGCACGACACGTGGACGTCGCTCGGCTGGGAGAACGTGGTCGAGGCCGACCCCGACGTGATCGTGCTGGTCGACGCCGCGTGGAACCCCGCCGACGCGAAGATCGAGGCCCTGGCCGCCAACCCCGCCACCCGTGAGATGTCCGCCGTCAAGGACGAGCGCTACGTCGTCGTGCCCTTCCCGGCGACCGAGGCCGGCGTGCGGAACGTCGACGCCGTGGCCTCGGTGGTGGACCAGCTGGCCGACCTCGGGCTGTGA
- a CDS encoding ATP-binding cassette domain-containing protein — MFWEIGSRAILDDVGVLAPAGAVTGLLGPNGSGKSTLLRVLAGVQQAGRASSSGTPTTTFDGADLAALPRRERARVLALVEQDATTDLPLSVLDAVLLGRIPHRSLLAGDSDADRAAAHAALDAAGAKELADREVGTLSGGERQRVHMARALAQQPRLLLLDEPTNHLDIAAQLHAMRVLRDLAADGVTVVAALHDLNLAASTCDHLVLLDHGRVVAAGTVGEVLVPDVLEPVYGVRVDVLRHPRTGRPVLSFERG, encoded by the coding sequence GTGTTCTGGGAGATCGGCTCGCGGGCGATCCTCGACGACGTCGGGGTGCTCGCCCCGGCCGGCGCCGTCACCGGGCTGCTCGGGCCGAACGGGTCCGGCAAGTCGACCCTGCTGCGGGTGCTGGCCGGTGTGCAGCAGGCAGGACGGGCGTCGTCGTCGGGCACGCCGACGACGACGTTCGACGGCGCCGACCTTGCCGCGCTCCCCCGCCGCGAGCGCGCCCGCGTGCTCGCGCTCGTGGAGCAGGACGCCACGACCGACCTGCCCCTGTCCGTGCTGGACGCCGTGCTGCTCGGCCGCATCCCGCACCGGTCGCTGCTGGCCGGCGACTCCGACGCCGACCGCGCGGCAGCGCACGCGGCCCTCGACGCGGCGGGCGCCAAGGAGCTCGCGGACCGCGAGGTCGGCACCCTGTCGGGCGGCGAGCGGCAGCGCGTGCACATGGCCCGGGCCCTGGCGCAGCAGCCCCGCCTGCTGCTTCTCGACGAGCCGACGAACCACCTGGACATCGCCGCCCAGCTGCACGCCATGCGGGTGCTGCGGGACCTCGCGGCGGACGGCGTGACCGTCGTCGCCGCCCTGCACGACCTGAACCTGGCCGCCTCGACCTGCGACCACCTGGTGCTGCTCGACCACGGCCGGGTGGTCGCGGCGGGCACCGTCGGCGAGGTGCTCGTCCCCGACGTGCTGGAGCCGGTCTACGGCGTCCGCGTCGACGTGCTGCGCCATCCCCGCACGGGGCGGCCGGTGCTCTCCTTCGAGCGCGGCTGA
- a CDS encoding molybdopterin-dependent oxidoreductase, whose translation MTEATGGPEAPQAERSRADAGWAALAGVLAGGAGLAVAELVAAVVAPGSSTLFAGGAAVIDAVPPGLKDFAVQWFGTNDKAVLLGSMGVVLAVGAAFAGWLQLRRPPYGVLLMSAVGVVGAMVAVLRPDATPLWALPSIVGLGVGVLLLRAAVARLRPAPGRAASGGGATSGGGVDRRGFLAVSGLAAGAAVLALAGSRVLSAGSTAVSAVREKLRLPTARTTAPPVPAGAELKVDGITPYVTPNPDFYRIDTALIVPQVNPQDWSLRVEGLVDEPFEITWDELLALPLEEHYVTLACVSNTVGGDLIGNALWLGYPIRALLERAKPRAGADMVLSTSDDGFTAGTPLEVLQDPDRDSLLAIGMNGQPLPVEHGFPARLVVPGLYGYVSATKWVTSLKVTTFDADQGYWTPRGWSALGPIKVESRIDVPRGSVSAGAVTVAGVAWAQHTGIGEVQVRADDGDWVTAELAETVGPDTWRQWHTSIDLTAGDHTLAVRATDADGLVQTEDEAPPAPDGATGWHTVNVSVS comes from the coding sequence ATGACTGAGGCAACCGGGGGCCCGGAGGCCCCGCAGGCCGAGCGGTCTCGCGCCGACGCCGGCTGGGCCGCCCTGGCGGGCGTCCTCGCGGGCGGCGCGGGACTCGCCGTCGCGGAGCTCGTCGCCGCCGTCGTCGCACCCGGTTCGAGCACCCTGTTCGCGGGCGGCGCCGCCGTGATCGACGCCGTGCCGCCGGGGCTCAAGGACTTCGCCGTGCAGTGGTTCGGCACCAACGACAAGGCCGTCCTGCTCGGGTCGATGGGCGTCGTGCTCGCCGTGGGCGCGGCGTTCGCGGGCTGGCTCCAGCTCCGGCGGCCGCCCTACGGCGTGCTGCTGATGTCCGCGGTCGGCGTGGTCGGCGCCATGGTCGCGGTGCTCCGCCCGGACGCGACGCCGCTCTGGGCGCTGCCCAGCATCGTCGGCCTCGGCGTGGGTGTGCTCCTCCTGCGGGCGGCCGTGGCGCGGCTCCGGCCTGCGCCCGGGCGCGCGGCGTCGGGCGGGGGCGCGACGTCGGGCGGCGGCGTGGACCGCCGCGGCTTCCTCGCCGTCTCCGGCCTCGCCGCGGGCGCGGCCGTCCTGGCGCTGGCGGGCTCGCGCGTGCTGTCCGCGGGTTCGACGGCGGTGAGCGCCGTGCGGGAGAAGCTCCGCCTGCCCACCGCGCGCACGACGGCGCCCCCGGTGCCCGCCGGGGCCGAGCTGAAGGTCGACGGCATCACGCCGTACGTCACCCCGAACCCCGACTTCTACCGCATCGACACCGCGCTGATCGTGCCCCAGGTGAACCCACAGGACTGGTCGCTGCGGGTCGAGGGCCTGGTGGACGAGCCCTTCGAGATCACCTGGGACGAGCTCCTGGCGCTGCCGCTCGAGGAGCACTACGTGACGCTGGCCTGCGTGAGCAACACCGTGGGCGGCGACCTCATCGGCAATGCGCTGTGGCTCGGCTACCCGATCCGCGCGCTGCTGGAGCGCGCCAAGCCGCGCGCCGGCGCCGACATGGTGCTCTCCACGAGCGACGACGGCTTCACCGCGGGCACGCCCCTGGAGGTGCTGCAGGACCCGGACCGCGACAGCCTGCTCGCCATCGGCATGAACGGCCAGCCGCTGCCCGTCGAGCACGGTTTTCCCGCGCGTCTCGTGGTGCCCGGCCTGTACGGATACGTCTCGGCCACCAAGTGGGTCACCTCGCTGAAGGTCACCACCTTCGACGCCGACCAGGGCTACTGGACGCCGCGCGGCTGGTCCGCGCTCGGACCCATCAAGGTCGAGTCCCGCATCGACGTGCCACGTGGCTCCGTGAGCGCCGGCGCGGTGACCGTGGCGGGCGTCGCCTGGGCGCAGCACACCGGCATCGGCGAGGTGCAGGTCCGGGCCGACGACGGCGACTGGGTCACCGCCGAGCTCGCCGAGACGGTGGGGCCGGACACCTGGCGCCAGTGGCACACGTCGATCGACCTGACGGCGGGCGACCACACCCTCGCGGTGCGCGCCACCGACGCCGACGGCCTTGTCCAGACCGAGGACGAGGCGCCGCCCGCCCCCGACGGCGCGACGGGCTGGCACACGGTGAACGTCTCGGTGAGCTGA
- a CDS encoding nitroreductase family deazaflavin-dependent oxidoreductase has translation MAAPEFVVQAAKVLNPWVVRVAGYVPPWVVLHHVGRRSGVEYRTPLVAFAARPEQDILAVLPLPWGSGTDWARNTMSAGTVRLTRGGAEFVVKDVRLVPAYEAVGWLGTVPSRLLSAAGVEECLVGTLHQG, from the coding sequence ATGGCCGCACCAGAGTTCGTCGTCCAGGCAGCGAAGGTCCTCAACCCGTGGGTCGTCCGGGTCGCCGGGTACGTGCCGCCGTGGGTGGTGCTGCACCACGTGGGGCGCCGGTCCGGCGTCGAGTACCGCACCCCGCTGGTCGCGTTCGCGGCCCGGCCCGAGCAGGACATCCTGGCGGTGCTGCCGCTGCCGTGGGGCTCGGGCACCGACTGGGCCCGCAACACGATGAGCGCCGGGACCGTTCGCCTGACGCGCGGCGGCGCCGAGTTCGTGGTCAAGGACGTGCGGCTCGTGCCCGCGTACGAAGCCGTCGGCTGGCTCGGGACGGTGCCATCGCGGCTGCTGTCGGCCGCCGGCGTCGAGGAGTGCCTGGTCGGGACGCTGCACCAGGGCTGA
- a CDS encoding SigE family RNA polymerase sigma factor — MNAISQAIGPPASAGAVARTAPEPEFSVVRTGTSAEEQFRQFAVDSAAALHRIAYLLCGDDHRAHDLTQVALERAYRHWSRVKDGNPFAYARRVLATARIDGWRRTRREVLQAPETVAVRQEAALGSAAFAAPDDGAGRVAERERLVRALRQLGPSQRRVVVLRHLLDRSEADVAEELGVSVGTVKSQGARGLARLRTLLSEGQDA; from the coding sequence ATGAACGCAATCAGCCAGGCGATCGGCCCGCCCGCCTCCGCGGGTGCCGTCGCCCGAACAGCGCCGGAGCCCGAGTTCTCGGTGGTCCGCACCGGGACGTCCGCGGAGGAGCAGTTCCGGCAGTTCGCCGTCGACTCCGCCGCGGCGCTGCACCGCATCGCGTACCTGCTCTGCGGCGACGACCACCGCGCCCACGACCTGACGCAGGTCGCGCTGGAGCGCGCCTACCGGCACTGGTCACGGGTCAAGGACGGCAACCCGTTCGCGTACGCCCGCCGGGTGCTCGCGACCGCCCGCATCGACGGGTGGCGGCGCACCCGCCGCGAGGTGCTGCAGGCCCCGGAGACCGTGGCCGTCCGGCAGGAGGCGGCGCTCGGTTCCGCCGCCTTCGCTGCCCCCGACGACGGCGCCGGCCGGGTCGCGGAGCGCGAGCGACTCGTGCGCGCGCTGCGGCAGCTCGGGCCGAGCCAGCGTCGCGTGGTGGTGCTGCGGCACCTGCTCGACCGCTCGGAGGCCGACGTCGCCGAGGAGCTCGGCGTCAGCGTCGGCACCGTGAAGTCCCAAGGCGCACGCGGCCTCGCCCGCCTGCGCACTCTGCTCTCGGAAGGACAGGACGCATGA